A genomic region of Hydrogenovibrio crunogenus contains the following coding sequences:
- the aroC gene encoding chorismate synthase has translation MSGNTLGQNFRVTTFGESHGIALGAIIDGCPPGMELSEEDIQIELDRRKPGTSKHATARREDDKVQILSGVFEGKTTGTPIGLMIHNTDQRSKDYSKVAETFRPAHADYTYTQKYGIRDYRGGGRSSARETAMRVAAGAVAKKYLKERLGIEIKGYLSQLGPITVDHVSWPFDNDNEYFCPDKNKQEEIRQYMDNLLKQKDSVGAKISIIAKNVPVGLGEPVFDRLDADLAHALMSINAVKGVEIGDGFAVAAQRGTEHRDEMTPEGFVSNHAGGILGGISTGQDIVAHIALKPTSSIMTPGRSINTEGEAIEMVTKGRHDPCVGIRATPIAEAKVALVLMDHFMRNRAQNGDVIPPVMDLAHPET, from the coding sequence ATGTCGGGTAATACATTAGGACAAAATTTTCGTGTCACCACGTTTGGCGAAAGTCATGGCATTGCATTAGGCGCCATCATAGATGGCTGCCCGCCGGGGATGGAACTGTCGGAAGAAGACATTCAGATTGAATTGGATCGTCGCAAGCCGGGTACCTCAAAGCATGCGACTGCCCGTCGTGAAGACGATAAAGTACAGATTTTGTCCGGTGTGTTTGAAGGCAAAACCACCGGTACGCCGATTGGTTTAATGATTCACAATACTGATCAACGTTCAAAAGACTATTCAAAAGTAGCGGAAACGTTTCGTCCGGCGCATGCCGATTATACCTATACCCAAAAATACGGTATCCGAGACTATCGTGGCGGCGGGCGCTCTTCTGCGCGCGAAACGGCCATGCGGGTTGCAGCAGGTGCCGTGGCGAAAAAATACCTGAAAGAACGCCTTGGAATTGAAATTAAAGGCTACCTGTCTCAGTTGGGTCCGATTACGGTCGACCATGTTTCCTGGCCATTTGATAACGATAATGAATATTTTTGTCCGGATAAAAACAAGCAAGAAGAAATTCGCCAGTACATGGATAACCTGCTAAAGCAGAAAGATTCTGTTGGGGCTAAGATCTCTATTATTGCGAAAAATGTACCTGTGGGTCTGGGTGAGCCGGTGTTTGATCGGCTAGATGCCGATTTAGCCCATGCGCTGATGAGTATCAATGCGGTAAAAGGGGTCGAGATTGGTGACGGGTTTGCCGTGGCGGCACAACGTGGGACGGAACATCGAGATGAAATGACACCGGAGGGGTTCGTTTCCAATCATGCCGGCGGTATTTTAGGCGGCATTTCTACCGGACAGGATATTGTGGCACACATTGCTTTGAAACCAACCTCTAGTATTATGACGCCTGGTCGAAGCATTAATACTGAAGGGGAGGCCATTGAAATGGTCACGAAAGGGCGCCACGACCCTTGTGTGGGTATTCGTGCCACCCCGATTGCGGAAGCAAAAGTGGCGTTAGTTTTGATGGATCATTTTATGCGTAATCGTGCTCAAAACGGGGATGTGATTCCTCCAGTCATGGACTTGGCACACCCTGAAACCTAA
- a CDS encoding acyl-CoA thioesterase: MKWQHPSPFILEHTVSEEDLDFLRHVNNKKYLNWLEWVSWQHSLSVGIDQALQQKVGKIMVVKQHELNYHAGCFLDDELLIGTWVGEQIGCCQRKRFYQIFRKSDQRLVFSGHTLWACMDLKTYRASVIPDEFIQPYLKH, encoded by the coding sequence ATGAAATGGCAGCATCCCTCACCATTTATTTTAGAACATACCGTCTCAGAAGAAGATTTGGATTTTCTTCGACACGTGAATAATAAAAAATATTTAAATTGGCTTGAGTGGGTTTCTTGGCAACACAGCCTGTCTGTTGGCATTGACCAGGCATTACAGCAGAAAGTTGGCAAAATCATGGTGGTTAAGCAGCATGAATTGAATTACCACGCGGGTTGTTTTTTAGACGATGAGCTGCTTATTGGCACTTGGGTTGGAGAGCAAATCGGTTGTTGTCAGCGTAAGCGTTTTTATCAAATTTTTAGAAAATCAGATCAACGCTTGGTGTTCTCAGGTCACACACTATGGGCGTGCATGGACTTAAAAACCTATCGCGCCAGCGTCATTCCTGACGAGTTTATCCAACCCTATCTTAAACATTGA
- a CDS encoding NADP(H)-dependent aldo-keto reductase: protein MIYNTLGHSDIQVSRICLGTMTWGEQNTQAEAFEQMDYALSQGVNFWDTAELYAVPPRAETYGKTEEIIGHWLTKTGKRNEIVLASKIAGPSDLSLHIRDGKTKFNRAHITAALEGSLKRLQTDYLDLYQLHWPERQTNFFGDLGYTPADEDVFTPIEETLEVLSDFVKQGKIRHIGLSNETPWGTMKFIETAERLGLEKIVTVQNPYSLLNRSYEVGLAEVSHREDVGLLAYSPLGFGVLSGKYLNGTAAENARLNLFPGYDRYSNNNAVKATELYAALAHGNGLTPTLLALAFVNSRPFLSANIIGATTMAQLKENIDSINVTLDDETLHQIERIHAQYTIPSP from the coding sequence ATGATTTATAACACGTTAGGACACTCTGATATCCAAGTCAGCCGTATTTGTTTAGGCACGATGACATGGGGCGAACAAAATACCCAGGCAGAAGCGTTTGAGCAAATGGATTATGCGCTGTCACAGGGAGTGAATTTCTGGGATACGGCCGAGCTTTATGCGGTGCCTCCTCGTGCGGAAACTTATGGAAAGACTGAAGAAATCATTGGGCATTGGTTGACCAAAACCGGAAAACGTAATGAGATCGTGTTGGCTTCGAAAATTGCCGGACCTTCAGATCTTTCCCTTCATATTCGTGACGGTAAAACAAAATTCAATCGGGCGCATATTACGGCGGCTTTGGAAGGGTCTCTAAAGCGCCTTCAAACGGATTACCTTGATTTGTATCAATTGCATTGGCCGGAAAGACAGACTAATTTCTTTGGCGATCTGGGTTATACACCTGCCGACGAAGATGTTTTTACCCCGATTGAAGAAACATTGGAAGTTCTGAGTGATTTTGTGAAGCAAGGCAAAATTCGTCATATCGGTTTGTCGAACGAAACGCCTTGGGGCACGATGAAATTCATCGAAACGGCAGAACGTTTAGGGTTGGAAAAAATCGTTACGGTTCAAAACCCATACAGTTTGTTAAATCGAAGCTATGAAGTCGGGTTAGCAGAAGTATCACACCGTGAAGACGTGGGGTTATTAGCCTATTCACCGTTAGGGTTTGGGGTGCTAAGTGGTAAATACTTAAACGGAACGGCGGCTGAAAATGCCCGTTTGAATTTATTTCCGGGCTATGATCGCTACTCCAATAATAATGCCGTGAAAGCGACGGAGTTGTATGCTGCATTGGCGCATGGTAACGGGTTGACGCCAACCCTGTTGGCCTTAGCATTTGTGAACAGCCGTCCGTTTTTGTCAGCCAACATCATCGGCGCAACCACGATGGCACAACTAAAGGAAAATATTGACTCCATCAATGTGACACTGGATGACGAAACATTGCATCAAATTGAACGCATTCACGCACAATACACCATCCCTTCTCCATAA